AGGCGCCTTGATACCCACCCTCATCTTCGGCGCCCTGGCTTTGTTCTTTTACTTCCAGGCAAAGCCCGCACAAGAACCCCTTCCATCTTCGATCTCCCAACTCCCATCTACAGATAACGACAAATCCATCGCCGTACTCCCTCTCACCAACATGTCTCCCGATCCGGACAATGCCTTCTTTGCGGACGGGGTGCACGAGGAGATTCTGACCAACCTGGCGAAGATCAGGAAATTGCTGGTCATAGGACGCACATCGACTCTCCAGTACCGCGATACGGTCAAACCGCTTAAACAAATCGGAAGTGAACTGGGTGTGAAATATCTGCTGGAGGGCTCCGTTCAGCGAGCCGGCGACCAGGTTCGGGTAACGGTCCAGTTGATCGAAACCGAATCCGAAGGACACATCTGGGCGCAAAGCTACACCCGCAAACTCGACGACTTTTTTGCCATCATCAGTTCCATTTCCAAGGAAATATCCGGGGAGCTTCAAACCGTCTTGTCTCCGGAAGAAATTGCCGGAATCGAGCGCCGCCCCACTCAAAACCAGGAAGCTTACGATTTATATCTCAAGGGGCTTCAGGCTGATTCTAGAAGCGCGGAGAGGTTCACGCTATTAGAGAAGGCGGTTGAACTCGATCCCGATTTCTATGAAGCATGGCATCGTTTATTGGTTGATGGCGCTATGGCGTTTCGATATAATCAGAGAATCGATCAGGCGCTACTGGCCAAGACCCGCTACGCTCTTTCCCAGATCAAAAGAACGGCTCCAAATCCTTCAATGTATCTCCACGCCCAGGCGGTGTTGGTCTACAACGAGCGTAACGATATGGAGGGGTCGATCGGGCTTCTGCTGAAGGCCGCCCAGAACCCGGACGATTACGAGGCCCAGGCCACTTTGGCTTGGAGATATATGGAAATGGGGAAAATGCTAGAAGCGCTGCCCTTCCTTGAAGCCGCCATTCGCGCTGATCCTTTAGATTTTCCGATCATCTTCAGGACTGTCTCATGCTATCAAAGGCTAGGCATGTGGGAGAAAGGGCGGGCTCAGATTCAGAGAAACTTGGAACGGCGGCCTGACCTCATTTTTTGGAGCACGTTGTTGGCGTCTCATAACTATCTTCAGACTGGCGATCGTGATGCCTATGTTGAAGGCCTGAAATCCCTTCGAGGAAGCGATGAGGGAAATAGCTATATCGAAGCCGTAGTGGCAACGATATCACGGGACCTGAGTCGAGCTTTGGAATTAGTCGATGATTCCCCCGCTAAAAATACTTACGATCTAAGCTTGGCCCATTATTTTGATTTTAAATTCTCGCTCCGTTCTCGAGAAAGCATGAAGGCGCTGATCTGGTTCGAGCTTGGGAATCGAGAGCAATGGCAGATCGCAGCAGAAAAAGCTAAGGTCGGTTTTAAGGATATCGTGGCAATGGATCCGATTGCTGATCCTGACTTTTGGTCAAACTTGGCGATCTGCCATGCGCTGACCGGTGAACGGGACCTGATGGAGCAAACTATAGCTGAAGTCCGGAAACGGACCAGCTCGCCAAATTGGCGTTACCGGCGCGGAGATCTAACCGAGATGCACATCGTCATCTGTTACCTCGTCTTCGGCGATAACGACAAAGCCATCGAAACCTTGGAAGCCGCCAGCAAGATGGACGGCCCCATCTTCCTCAACCGCGAACTCGACCTCTGGTTCATCTTCGACCGGCTCCGAGGGGATCCTCGGTTTGATAAGTTGTTGGTGGATTAGTCCGGAATATCAGTGCCCTCAATTAATTGGGCCGACTGCTAGTCATTTGAGCCAGGTTCCGGTGGTAGTTGAAAGTGACCAGCAACAACTCCTGGAACAGTTAAATCTTCGTCGAGTTCCTCCCATCGCAGGGCAAAGCCATTAACTTCTATAGTAACGGCGGCGAGTTGCTCATCCGTCGCATCCTTCAGCAGACTGAATCGGCTAGCTGGAAATCCAAAAATTCGCTGATCGGCAAGTTCCAGATAAATGTGGCGTTTTTCTGCCCACGCTCGGATGGCTAATGGCTCAGTGCTGACGGTCTCTGTGCTCATTGTATTTTTCTATAAATAGGTTTCTGTGTTCGTGAACCAAACGTTCGATTTCGTTCAAACGATGGGTTGGGATTCCACGATTGGAAGCTAAGGCAACAGGTATTAACCAAAATTTGCAATCATTCCCGTCGAATCGAATGTGGATATGCGGAGGCTCATTTCCTTCGTCTGAGAAAAAGTGAAACCGATAGGGGCCAAGGGTGAGAACTGTGGGCATTTTTGGCACTAAACAGGATCGGTAGATTCGCGGCAATATCTGACTTCAAGTTTGATAAATACGCCTCATACAAATTGCCACGTGCAATATCACGCTTGAGTATGGATTGAACGTTCTTACTGACTGAACGGCCAGTTCGCTCTCTCTTCCCATGGGCCAGGGAGATCTTCCAACAAAAGAATTCAAAATTAGCCAGAGTCGTGAGACTATGAAAAGCCGCCTAAATCCTGGAAGCCGCCAGCAAAATGGACGGCCCTCTCTTCGTGAACCGCGAATTGGACCTCTGGTTCATCTTCGACCGACTGCAGGGGAATCCGCGCTTTGATAAGTTGCTGGAGGATTGAGAGCTACGGGCTCCGTGCACATTTTGAATAAATGTGTTGAAATTCATAAATCCTTCAGCTTTCTTAATTAAGTGTGGTTCGAATGGGATCTTGCCAAGGAAAAGGAAAATCTGGCCAAACACGGAGTTGATTTTTCGACTGTGGGTGAGGCTTGGAGTGATCCAGACCGGTTGATTTTCCGAAACCCTGGCATGACGCGTGACGAACTTCGCTATCAATTTACAGGATTCGATGGAACCGGAATTCTTACTGTGCGTTTCACTATGCGGTCGGGAAACATCCGAGTCATTGGAGCGGGCTATTGGAGAAAGCAAAAGCGGATTTATGAAAAGCAAAGCAAAGCAACCTAAGTATACCAAGGAACCCCGGGACGGTTTGGAGCTCACTGATACTGCTCAAATCATGACTCGGGATGAGGAAAAGGCGTTGGGACTGCAGCCGCCTGAAGGCACTGCAGGACTTGAATGGGAACGCACCGAGGGAAAGAACCAAGTCACCCTGAAGCCGCGTCGTGGAGGAAAGCGTCCGGGAGCCGGGCGTAAATCCAAAGGGCATGTGCGCATGCAAGTTCTGGTTAGCAAAAGCACTCGTGATAAAATCAGTCGTCTGGCGCGGAATCGTGGAGTTTCCATGTCGGCAGTCGTATCGGATGCATTTAAGGAGTAAGAACGAGTTGCCGAATGGGTCCAGTTCTGAAATCTATCAACCGCGAGCTCGACCTCTGGCTCTTCTTCGACCGACTGCTGGGGAATCCGCGGTTTGATGCGTTGTTGAAAGACTGATGGCTACGAGTGGACCGAAGACCGAGATTGTCAAAAAGTTCGATAGAAAGTCTAATTTGTTTCCTTGACCAATACCCATATAGCAATATTTATTGCTTTTATGAAAACCACGATTGATCTGCCGGACGAATTGTTGGAGAGGTCTAAAATTACGGCGGCAAAACGACGGACCAGCTTCAAGAAACTCGTTATCGAAGGCCTTGAGAAAGTGATCTCAGCAGAGGATAATGTTCCGTCGTCAACCAATGCATTGAAGCGTCTGAAGCGCGGTTACGACCTGGGAAATAAACCCCTCAGCCGCGACGAAATTCATGCCCGTTGAGCGTTTCATCGATACCAATATCCTATTGTACGGGTATGATCTTGCCGCAGGCAGAAAAAGGGAAATTGTTCTAACGATTATTGAGGAAGGCTGGACGCGTCCCGGATGTATGGCGATCAGCGTCCAGGTGCTTCAGGAGTTCTATGTAAATTTCATACGATCTGGCCAAACCCACGAAGCGACCTGCCAGGTCATTGAAGACCTTTCACAATGGCCGGTGGTAGATAATTCATTGGAAAGATTTGGTCAGGGCTTAGAGATATGTAGACGGTTCCAAATTTCACTTTGGGATGGTATGATACTTTCCGCTGCAAAGTTCAGTGGAGCAAACATCCTTCTGACTGAGGATTTAAATCATGGCCAGGACTACGAAGGAATTCAGGTGATCAATCCTTTTGTGAGTTAGTAGAACGGGTATTAAATTTAAAGAACCCACAAGTGAAAATATCATTGGAAGACCTAGACTCAAAGCACATTGTGATTCAGTTGGGAGTTACCCCAGGTTTTAAAAGATAAACCCAAACCTTTGTGGACCGATCGAAGCAAGGCGCACAAACGTTTGGGTTGAGTTATAACGGAAGCTGATCAGCCGACAGCATGGGCATGTAATTGAATCTTTATTTAGGACTTGAATAAGGGGTATCTGTAATTACATTGTAACTATTATGAAAGCGACCATTGTAAAAGTAGGAAACTCGCGGGGCATACGTATCCCGAAGCCCGTTTTTGAGCAATGTGGATTTGACCATGAAGTGGAAATGCACATCCATGAGAATACGCTTATCATCAGCTCTCCTCACCAGACCCGGCAGGGATGGGATGAAGCATTCCAATCGATGGCCAAGTCAGGCGACGACAAAATGCCCGAAGAACTGGAAGAAATTTCTTCAACTTGGGATGATATGGAATGGGAATGGAAGTAAATCGCTTTGATGTCTTTCTGATATCACTGAATCCTGCCAAAGGTCACGAAATCAGAAAAACTCGACCCTGTGTGGTTATTTCTCCGAATGAAATGAACCCTCATATTTCAACCGTAATTGTTGCTCCCATGACCTCTCGGGGACGGAATTATCCTACGAGGGTGAAGTGCACTTTTCAGGGGATCCAAGGTCAGGTTGTTTTAGACCAGATTCGCACTGTGGACAAGGTCCGCTTTGTGAAGAAGTTAGGAAAACTTTCCAAACACACTCAAAATGTTATTTTAGAATCTTTAGCGGAACTGTTCGCCCCCTGATTCCAATCTCAGATCGCGCTGTCACAGTTCGGCCTTCACACTCCCTATTTTATTTATGACAAAACTCCTTCGTCTCGGCTTCTTTCTCCTGTTAACAAAAAGCATTGCGTGCGGCTATGTGCTTCAACCTGCCCTGAGTCCGGATGGTAAGCAGGTGGCATTCTGCTATCAGGGGGATATCTGGACCGTGTCATCAGAGGGAGGTCGTCCGTATCGACTCACGGTGCACGAAGGCTATGACTCGAATCCTCGTTGGAGTGTGGATGGGAAACGCCTGGCCTTTCAAAGTGATCGTTTTGGAAACGACGATATTTTTTCCATGCCCAGTCAGGGTGGGGTGCCGGCGCGTCATACGCATCATTCTGCCAATGATCTTCTATCCAGTTATAGCCCGGATGGGTCCATCCTTTTTCTGACCAGACGCGTTTATGCACAAGTGGAACGGGAGTATGAAATCTATCGAGCCGATCAAGCTACGGGCACACCTCGTCGTTTCATGGATGCTCTGGGTTTTGATCCGGTGGTGTCGCCCGATGGCTCGAAGATCGCTTTCGTTCGCGGCACTTGTCGAATCGAACGGGAAGCCTACCGAGGTCCGGCCAATCGTGATATCTGGATCTATGACCTATCAAGCGAAGAGTATACTCAGTTAACGGACTTTGATGGAAATGACTTTTCGCCTAAGTGGCTGAATGACTCCACCGTGCTTTTCATTTCCTCACGCGAGGGGAAGTATAACGTGTTTCAAAACAGTCTTGGCGGATCCGTTAAACAAATTACTTTTGAGGAAGCGTTTGGGGTTAACAGTTTCGACCTGAGTGCTGCCAGGAAGACAATCGTCTATCAGCACGGAGCCGAAGTCTCCATTCAATTGATAAGCAAGAAAACAAGTACGCCTATGGAGATCGAGTTGTCGGCTGATTTCAGATTCGACCCGGTTGTTTCAGAAACGGTCAAAGACAAGATCGATGAATACGCCGTTTCGCCCAATGGAAAATTATCTGCTTATACCATTCGCGGTGATATCTTCGTTACACGGAATGATAAGGAAGATGACCGCAGCGTGAGGATCACAAAAAGCGCCTCCCGGGAAAGGGATGTTATTTGGTTGAATGACGGGGCGATCCTTTATGTTTCGGACATGGAGGGGCAGAATGAACTCTACATCACCCAGTCCGATGACGATGAAGAAAAGGACCTGTTCAATACGCTCAAAACCAAAACGCTTCGACTCACGGAGACTCCTGAGGATGAGTTTCAACCCATCCTTGCTCCGAATGGAAAACAGCTTCTCTACCTGGTAGGCAACAGCAAGCTGATTGCAGCAGACATCGATAAGGCCGGTTCGATATCCAACCCGATCACCTTGCTCGATGGCTGGGCAAGACCTGGGGGAATTAGCTGGTCACCGGATAGTAAGTGGATCGCCTATGATTTGAGCGACCTGAATTTTAATTCAGAAGTCTTTATTCACCCCGTTAATAATTCTTCCACGCCGGTCAATGTGTCCATGCATCCAGGGGCGGATACAAACCCGGTGTGGAGTCGCGATGGAAGCAAGCTGGGGTTTGTTTCTGAGAGGAATAATGGAGATGCTGATGTGTGGTTTGCCTGGCTCAAAAAAGCAGATTGGGAGAAGTCGGACGAGCAATGGGAACGAGAGCGTAAACAAAAGGACGACAAGAAAGACGAGAAGAAGGAGCCCGAAAAGAAGAAGAGCGAGGAGCCGAAAGAAGTTTCTGAAGAATCCAAGGCAGACGAAGAGGAAGAGAAAGACGAAAAGAAAAGCGATGAGGAGGAAGAGGTTCCTGCGCTCGAGATCGATTTTGACAGAATTTATCTAAGAGTGGAACAAGTCACGGCCATGCCAGGAAACGAGGGCGAATTCGTTTTCGATAAAGACGGGGAAATGGTTTTCTTCACGATCGATAATCCCGGTAGACAAAATTATAAGACCAAACGAAACCTCTATAAAATTCGTTGGGATGGAGAGGAGCAGAAAGAGCTCATAGGAGATGATAGCTCACCAGGACAATTACATCTCTCAAAGAAGGCAGACTATATTTTCGCGCTGACCAAGGGTGGGTTACTAAGACGTATCGTCACCAAAGACGATAAGGTCGAAAAGCTGTCCGTCTCATCCAAGACGCATATAGATAGTATTGGAGAGAAGGAACAAATATACCACGACGCGTGGCGCGCTCTGGATCGTGGATTTTATGATCCCCATTTTCATGGTCACGATTTTGAGGCCTTGAGGGACAAATACCTGCCCCTGGCTAAGGTAGCCTCCACGACGGAGGATTTTCAATACACCTTCAATCTGATGTTGGGACAATTGAACGCCAGTCACATGGGCATGCGCGGGGTTGATAACCCTAAAGACACACAGTCCCAAAAGTCAGGCCTCCTGGGCATCGAGGGTATGAATACCGAAGCAGGATTTAAAGTGACGGTGGTCGTTCCCAACAGTCCTCTGGTTAAAGCATCCAAGCCCGTTCAGGTGGATGACATTATTGTCTCTGTGGACCGGGAGCCCGTTAATATCGAAACCAACTTTTTCTCACTATTAACCGACCAGGTGAATGACTCGGTTTTATTGGCAGTGAAGCGCGGTGATGAGACTTTTGAGAGTATCGTCTGGCCGACGGGTTCCTTGGACTCGGAGAACTACGATGCCTGGGTGGAAGACCGACGGGAGCTGGTAAATCAATACTCCAACAATCGTTTGGGTTACCTGCACATCCGCGCTATGGGCTGGGAAAGTTTCGAACGTTTTGAAACCGAATTGGTGGCAGCGGGTTACGGAAAGGAAGGCATCGTGATCGATGTGCGCTACAATGGCGGCGGTTGGACTACGGATTATCTGATGGCGGTACTGAACGTGAAACAACATTCCTACACCATTCCCCGGGGAGCAGCCTCCAACCTCGAGCAGGAACATCTCAATTTTAAGGACAGCTATCCATTCAGTGAACGACTTCCGATGGCCTACTCAACCAAGCCATCGATCGCGCTTTGCAATGAGTCCAGCTACAGCAATGCCGAAATATTTTCTCATGCTTATAAAGCACTGGGCCTTGGAACCCTGGTCGGTCAACCCACTTTTGGCGCGGTTATTTCAACTGGTAGCTATGAGTTGGTCGACGGCTCCGCTGTTCGGATGCCTGGACGTGGTTGGTTCGTAAAAGGAACCGAGACCGGTATGGAGCATCACCCGGCCGTTCCGGATATCCTGGTAGAGAATCCTCCGGCCTACAAAGCCCGTGGCGTGGATCCGCAGGTCAAACGCGCGGTTGAGGAATTGCTGAAACAACTGGACGCAAATTAACCAAAAATAGTCGTAAATCTCGATTGTTGGTAGGGCTCGATCGCCGAGCGAGCCGTCTAAGATTCGACGGTTTCGAGGAACGAAGAGACTACACCAACAATCGCCTTACCCAGTTTGGTCGCAAGGGAACTTTCTTCAACTTATCCGTCTAAAAGAGGGCCAGATGCTCACCGCACATTTACTGACACCCTCAAACAAAATTTTCATTCGTCTCCGTTTCCTCCGTTATCTCTAGCGAAGCCGGTGGTTCAATAACTTATGCTTAAGCAATCACATCCTGCACCACTTTGCCGTGCACATCGGTCAGTCGGTAATCCCGGCCCTGGAAGCGGTAAGTGAGTCGTTCGTGGTCGAAGCCGAGGAGGTGCATGATCGTTGCCTGGAAATCGTGGATGTGGACTTTGTTTTCAGTGACAGCGAATCCGAGCTCATCGGTTGCGCCATAGGAGTAGCCACCTTTAACGCCACCACCAGCCATCCACATGGTGAAACAATCC
This is a stretch of genomic DNA from Verrucomicrobiota bacterium. It encodes these proteins:
- a CDS encoding DUF4160 domain-containing protein, with translation MPTVLTLGPYRFHFFSDEGNEPPHIHIRFDGNDCKFWLIPVALASNRGIPTHRLNEIERLVHEHRNLFIEKYNEHRDRQH
- a CDS encoding DUF2442 domain-containing protein: MSTETVSTEPLAIRAWAEKRHIYLELADQRIFGFPASRFSLLKDATDEQLAAVTIEVNGFALRWEELDEDLTVPGVVAGHFQLPPEPGSND
- a CDS encoding AbrB/MazE/SpoVT family DNA-binding domain-containing protein, with amino-acid sequence MKATIVKVGNSRGIRIPKPVFEQCGFDHEVEMHIHENTLIISSPHQTRQGWDEAFQSMAKSGDDKMPEELEEISSTWDDMEWEWK
- a CDS encoding PIN domain-containing protein, translated to MPVERFIDTNILLYGYDLAAGRKREIVLTIIEEGWTRPGCMAISVQVLQEFYVNFIRSGQTHEATCQVIEDLSQWPVVDNSLERFGQGLEICRRFQISLWDGMILSAAKFSGANILLTEDLNHGQDYEGIQVINPFVS
- a CDS encoding S41 family peptidase, whose protein sequence is MTKLLRLGFFLLLTKSIACGYVLQPALSPDGKQVAFCYQGDIWTVSSEGGRPYRLTVHEGYDSNPRWSVDGKRLAFQSDRFGNDDIFSMPSQGGVPARHTHHSANDLLSSYSPDGSILFLTRRVYAQVEREYEIYRADQATGTPRRFMDALGFDPVVSPDGSKIAFVRGTCRIEREAYRGPANRDIWIYDLSSEEYTQLTDFDGNDFSPKWLNDSTVLFISSREGKYNVFQNSLGGSVKQITFEEAFGVNSFDLSAARKTIVYQHGAEVSIQLISKKTSTPMEIELSADFRFDPVVSETVKDKIDEYAVSPNGKLSAYTIRGDIFVTRNDKEDDRSVRITKSASRERDVIWLNDGAILYVSDMEGQNELYITQSDDDEEKDLFNTLKTKTLRLTETPEDEFQPILAPNGKQLLYLVGNSKLIAADIDKAGSISNPITLLDGWARPGGISWSPDSKWIAYDLSDLNFNSEVFIHPVNNSSTPVNVSMHPGADTNPVWSRDGSKLGFVSERNNGDADVWFAWLKKADWEKSDEQWERERKQKDDKKDEKKEPEKKKSEEPKEVSEESKADEEEEKDEKKSDEEEEVPALEIDFDRIYLRVEQVTAMPGNEGEFVFDKDGEMVFFTIDNPGRQNYKTKRNLYKIRWDGEEQKELIGDDSSPGQLHLSKKADYIFALTKGGLLRRIVTKDDKVEKLSVSSKTHIDSIGEKEQIYHDAWRALDRGFYDPHFHGHDFEALRDKYLPLAKVASTTEDFQYTFNLMLGQLNASHMGMRGVDNPKDTQSQKSGLLGIEGMNTEAGFKVTVVVPNSPLVKASKPVQVDDIIVSVDREPVNIETNFFSLLTDQVNDSVLLAVKRGDETFESIVWPTGSLDSENYDAWVEDRRELVNQYSNNRLGYLHIRAMGWESFERFETELVAAGYGKEGIVIDVRYNGGGWTTDYLMAVLNVKQHSYTIPRGAASNLEQEHLNFKDSYPFSERLPMAYSTKPSIALCNESSYSNAEIFSHAYKALGLGTLVGQPTFGAVISTGSYELVDGSAVRMPGRGWFVKGTETGMEHHPAVPDILVENPPAYKARGVDPQVKRAVEELLKQLDAN
- a CDS encoding BrnT family toxin, with the protein product MWFEWDLAKEKENLAKHGVDFSTVGEAWSDPDRLIFRNPGMTRDELRYQFTGFDGTGILTVRFTMRSGNIRVIGAGYWRKQKRIYEKQSKAT
- a CDS encoding type II toxin-antitoxin system PemK/MazF family toxin — its product is MGMEVNRFDVFLISLNPAKGHEIRKTRPCVVISPNEMNPHISTVIVAPMTSRGRNYPTRVKCTFQGIQGQVVLDQIRTVDKVRFVKKLGKLSKHTQNVILESLAELFAP